CCCGAACGGCCCTGCCCGTACGACGCCGACGTCTCGGAGGAAGCATGCAGCCGACTGCCACGGTGCTGGTGTACAGCGACGACTCCAACACCCGGGAGCAGGTGCGGCTGGCCGCCGGCCGCCGGCCAGCCCCGGATGTCCCCCAGGTCGAGTTCCTCGAGTGCGCGACGCCCGAGGCGGTGCTGCGCGAGCTCGCCAAGGGCGGCATCGACGTCTGCGTGCTCGACGGCGAGGCCGTGCCGATGGGGGGCATGGGGGTGTGCCGGCAGATCAAGGACGAGGTGTTCAACTGCCCGCCGGTGCTGCTGCTCATGGGCCGCCCCCAGGACGCGTGGCTGGCCACCTGGAGCCGTGCCGACGCCGCGGTGACCCTGCCGGTGGACCCGGTGGAGTTCGCCTCCGCGCTGGCCGCCCAGCTGCGCCGCAAGAGGCTGCTGAGCGCCTAGCCGAGGCTGTGACGCGCGAGGACGCGCGGCGGAGGCCCGGCAGGGCCCCGCCGCGCGTCCTCGCGCGTCGTGCGGCGTTCACACCGCCGCGGGCTGCAGGCGGAGGGCGTCCTGGGGTGCCGGGCCGTCCTGGGCGCCGTTGCCGAGCGCGCTGCCGGCGCGCCACTTGTTCCAGTCGAGGTTCCAGTCGCCGAAGCCGTTGCCGAAGGGCTCCATCGGGTCGCCCTCGGAGTTGACGACCTTGACGATGTCGCCCTCGTGGATGTGGTCGAAGAACCACTCGGCGTTGGACGTGCTCATGCCGGTGCAGCCGTGGCTGACGTTGGCGTAGCCCTGGGAGCCGACGGACCAGGGGGCGGCGTGCACGTACTCGCCGGACCAGGTGACCCGGGTGGCGTAGTACACGGGGAGGTCGTAGGAGTCGGAGCTGCCCTCGGCGATGCCGACGGTGGTACCGCGCATCCGTACGAAGTACTGCTTCTCCAGGACCACCTTGACCCCGTTGCGGGTCTCGAAGCCGGGCTTGCCGGTGGTGACGGGGACCTGTTCGACCGCCTTGCCGTTCTCGTAGAACGTGAGCTGGTGCGCCGAGGCGTCCGTGACGGCCTCGATCCGGTCCCCTGTGGTGATCTTCACGGACTTGGCCTTGCCGCCCCACAGCCGGTCGCCGACGCGCACCCCGTCCAGGTTGCTGTGCACCTGGATCGTGGCGTGCGCGGGCCAGTAGTCCTTGGGGCGGTAGTGGAGTTCCTTGTCGCTCACCCAGTACCAGGAGCCCGGCACGGCCGGCACGGAGTCCACCCGGAGGGCGCGCTCCACCACGGCCCGCTGGCCCTTGTCCTTGATGGCCTGGTCGAGCTGGGCGGTGATGGGCTGTCCGACGCCGTACTGGCCCGGCTTCTGGCCGAAGGTGACGG
Above is a genomic segment from Streptomyces collinus Tu 365 containing:
- a CDS encoding response regulator transcription factor, translated to MQPTATVLVYSDDSNTREQVRLAAGRRPAPDVPQVEFLECATPEAVLRELAKGGIDVCVLDGEAVPMGGMGVCRQIKDEVFNCPPVLLLMGRPQDAWLATWSRADAAVTLPVDPVEFASALAAQLRRKRLLSA
- a CDS encoding L,D-transpeptidase; translated protein: MNHSPRTRSVVGCALLVTVLGVGVTACGSDGNPLSAKPYDAADQISFNGPTEAGKRVDPDKPLEITANGDDGRITDVTAQDSTGRFVAGELAADGSRWHSTSPLAANAHYTVAVSTEDDDGAPGRKVLSFDTSRPTSKKRLTVTFGQKPGQYGVGQPITAQLDQAIKDKGQRAVVERALRVDSVPAVPGSWYWVSDKELHYRPKDYWPAHATIQVHSNLDGVRVGDRLWGGKAKSVKITTGDRIEAVTDASAHQLTFYENGKAVEQVPVTTGKPGFETRNGVKVVLEKQYFVRMRGTTVGIAEGSSDSYDLPVYYATRVTWSGEYVHAAPWSVGSQGYANVSHGCTGMSTSNAEWFFDHIHEGDIVKVVNSEGDPMEPFGNGFGDWNLDWNKWRAGSALGNGAQDGPAPQDALRLQPAAV